A single Nycticebus coucang isolate mNycCou1 chromosome 16, mNycCou1.pri, whole genome shotgun sequence DNA region contains:
- the COL8A1 gene encoding collagen alpha-1(VIII) chain isoform X2 — MAVPPGPLQLLGVLLAISLSYVRLIQAGAYYGIKPLPPQIPPQMPPQIPQYQPLGQQVPHMPLGKDGLAMGKELPHLQYGKEYPHLPQYMKEIQPAPRMGKEAGPKKGKEIPLASLRGEQGPRGEPGPRGPPGPPGLPGHGIPGIKGKPGPQGYPGVGKPGMPGMPGKPGAMGMPGAKGEIGPKGEVGPMGIPGPQGPPGPHGLPGIGKPGGPGLPGQPGAKGERGPKGPPGPPGLQGPKGEKGFGMPGLPGLKGPPGMHGPPGPVGLPGVGKPGVTGFPGPQGPLGKPGPPGEPGPQGLIGVPGVQGPPGMPGVGKPGQDGIPGQPGFPGGKGEQGLPGLPGPPGVPGVGKPGFPGPKGDRGVGGPPGALGPRGEKGPVGAPGMGGPPGEPGLPGIPGPMGPPGAIGFPGPKGEGGVVGPQGPPGPKGEPGLQGFPGKPGFLGEVGPPGIRGLPGPIGPKGEGGQKGLPGLPGVPGLLGPKGEPGIPGDQGLQGPPGIPGIAGPSGPIGPPGIPGPKGEPGLPGPPGFPGIGKPGVAGLHGPPGKPGALGPQGQPGLPGPPGPPGPPGPPAVMPPTPPPHGEYLPDVGPGIDGVKPPHAYAAKKGKNGAPAYEMPAFTAELTAPFPPVGAPVKFDKLLYNGRQNYNPQTGVFTCEVPGVYYFAYHVHCKGGNVWVALFKNNEPMMYTYDEYKKGFLDQASGSAVLLLRPGDRVFLQLPSEQAAGLYAGQYVHSSFSGYLLYPM, encoded by the exons ATGGCTGTGCCGCCTGGCCCTCTGCAGCTGCTGGGAGTGCTGCTTGCCATTTCCCTAAGCTACGTCAGGCTCATTCAGGCTGGTGCCTACTATGGGATCAAGCCACTGCCACCTCAAATTCCTCCTCAGATGCCGCCGCAAATTCCACAGTACCAGCCCCTGGGTCAGCAAGTACCTCACATGCCTTTGGGCAAAGATGGCCTTGCCATGGGCAAGGAGCTGCCCCACTTGCAGTATGGCAAGGAGTATCCACACCTACCCCAGTACATGAAGGAAATTCAACCTGCGCCAAGAATGGGCAAGGAAGCGGGACCCAAGAAAGGCAAAG AAATACCATTAGCCAGTTTACGAGGGGAACAAGGTCCCCGTGGAGAGCCTGGCCCAAGAGGACCACCTGGGCCCCCTGGTTTGCCAGGGCATGGGATACCTGGAATCAAAGGAAAACCAGGGCCACAGGGATATCCAGGAGTTGGAAAGCCAGGTATGCCTGGAATGCCAGGGAAGCCAGGAGCCATGGGAATGCCAGGGGCAAAAGGCGAAATTGGACCCAAAGGAGAAGTCGGGCCTATGGGGATTCCAGGACCACAAGGACCTCCGGGGCCTCATGGACTCCCCGGCATTGGAAAGCCAGGTGGGCCAGGGTTACCAGGGCAACCAGGAGCAAAGGGTGAACGAGGACCCAAAGGACCACCAGGACCTCCAGGCCTGCAGGGTCCTAAAGGAGAGAAGGGCTTTGGGATGCCAGGCTTGCCAGGCCTGAAAGGTCCTCCAGGGATGCATGGCCCTCCTGGCCCTGTTGGACTGCCAGGAGTGGGCAAACCAGGAGTGACAGGCTTCCCTGGGCCTCAGGGCCCCCTGGGAAAGCCAGGGCCTCCAGGAGAACCAGGGCCACAAGGCCTTATTGGTGTACCAGGTGTTCAAGGACCTCCTGGGATGCCTGGAGTTGGAAAACCAGGCCAGGATGGAATCCCTGGCCAGCCAGGATTTCCAGGTGGCAAAGGAGAGCAAGGACTGCCAGGACTACCAGGACCCCCAGGAGTTCCAGGGGTTGGGAAGCCAGGCTTTCCAGGACCCAAAGGTGACCGGGGTGTGGGGGGTCCTCCTGGGGCTCTTGGACCTAGAGGGGAAAAAGGACCAGTAGGTGCCCCTGGAATGGGAGGTCCCCCAGGAGAGCCGGGTCTGCCTGGAATCCCAGGACCTATGGGCCCTCCAGGTGCTATTGGTTTTCCTGGACCCAAGGGAGAAGGTGGGGTTGTAGGGCCACAGGGGCCACCAGGTCCCAAAGGTGAGCCTGGGCTTCAAGGCTTCCCAGGAAAGCCAGGTTTCCTTGGTGAAGTAGGACCTCCTGGCATAAGGGGTTTGCCAGGTCCTATTGGGCCcaagggggaaggtgggcagaaaGGTTTGCCAGGGCTCCCTGGTGTTCCAGGGCTTCTTGGACCCAAGGGAGAACCAGGAATCCCAGGGGATCAGGGTTTACAGGGCCCTCCAGGTATCCCAGGGATTGCAGGCCCTAGTGGTCCCATTGGACCACCTGGGATTCCAGGCCCCAAAGGGGAACCAGGCCTCCCAGGCCCCCCTGGGTTCCCTGGCATAGGGAAGCCTGGGGTGGCGGGACTTCATGGCCCACCAGGAAAGCCTGGTGCCCTTGGTCCTCAAGGCCAGCCTGGCCTTCCAGGGCCTCCAGGCCCTCCAGGTCCTCCAGGTCCCCCAGCTGTGATGCCCCCAACACCACCACCCCACGGAGAGTATTTGCCAGACGTGGGGCCGGGAATTGATGGCGTGAAACCCCCCCATGCCTACGCGGCTAAGAAAGGCAAGAACGGAGCGCCAGCCTACGAGATGCCTGCATTTACCGCCGAGCTCACCGCACCTTTCCCACCAGTGGGGGCCCCAGTGAAGTTTGACAAACTGCTCTATAACGGCAGACAGAACTACAACCCGCAGACGGGCGTCTTCACCTGTGAGGTCCCCGGTGTCTACTACTTCGCATACCACGTTCACTGCAAGGGAGGCAATGTATGGGTCGCTCTGTTCAAGAACAACGAGCCCATGATGTACACGTACGACGAGTATAAAAAGGGCTTCCTGGACCAGGCGTCCGGGAGCGCGGTGCTGCTGCTCAGGCCCGGAGACCGGGTGTTCCTCCAGCTGCCCTCGGAACAGGCCGCAGGACTGTACGCCGGGCAGTACGTCCACTCCTCCTTTTCAGGGTATTTATTGTATCCCATgtag
- the COL8A1 gene encoding collagen alpha-1(VIII) chain isoform X1: MAVPPGPLQLLGVLLAISLSYVRLIQAGAYYGIKPLPPQIPPQMPPQIPQYQPLGQQVPHMPLGKDGLAMGKELPHLQYGKEYPHLPQYMKEIQPAPRMGKEAGPKKGKVEIPLASLRGEQGPRGEPGPRGPPGPPGLPGHGIPGIKGKPGPQGYPGVGKPGMPGMPGKPGAMGMPGAKGEIGPKGEVGPMGIPGPQGPPGPHGLPGIGKPGGPGLPGQPGAKGERGPKGPPGPPGLQGPKGEKGFGMPGLPGLKGPPGMHGPPGPVGLPGVGKPGVTGFPGPQGPLGKPGPPGEPGPQGLIGVPGVQGPPGMPGVGKPGQDGIPGQPGFPGGKGEQGLPGLPGPPGVPGVGKPGFPGPKGDRGVGGPPGALGPRGEKGPVGAPGMGGPPGEPGLPGIPGPMGPPGAIGFPGPKGEGGVVGPQGPPGPKGEPGLQGFPGKPGFLGEVGPPGIRGLPGPIGPKGEGGQKGLPGLPGVPGLLGPKGEPGIPGDQGLQGPPGIPGIAGPSGPIGPPGIPGPKGEPGLPGPPGFPGIGKPGVAGLHGPPGKPGALGPQGQPGLPGPPGPPGPPGPPAVMPPTPPPHGEYLPDVGPGIDGVKPPHAYAAKKGKNGAPAYEMPAFTAELTAPFPPVGAPVKFDKLLYNGRQNYNPQTGVFTCEVPGVYYFAYHVHCKGGNVWVALFKNNEPMMYTYDEYKKGFLDQASGSAVLLLRPGDRVFLQLPSEQAAGLYAGQYVHSSFSGYLLYPM; the protein is encoded by the exons ATGGCTGTGCCGCCTGGCCCTCTGCAGCTGCTGGGAGTGCTGCTTGCCATTTCCCTAAGCTACGTCAGGCTCATTCAGGCTGGTGCCTACTATGGGATCAAGCCACTGCCACCTCAAATTCCTCCTCAGATGCCGCCGCAAATTCCACAGTACCAGCCCCTGGGTCAGCAAGTACCTCACATGCCTTTGGGCAAAGATGGCCTTGCCATGGGCAAGGAGCTGCCCCACTTGCAGTATGGCAAGGAGTATCCACACCTACCCCAGTACATGAAGGAAATTCAACCTGCGCCAAGAATGGGCAAGGAAGCGGGACCCAAGAAAGGCAAAG TAGAAATACCATTAGCCAGTTTACGAGGGGAACAAGGTCCCCGTGGAGAGCCTGGCCCAAGAGGACCACCTGGGCCCCCTGGTTTGCCAGGGCATGGGATACCTGGAATCAAAGGAAAACCAGGGCCACAGGGATATCCAGGAGTTGGAAAGCCAGGTATGCCTGGAATGCCAGGGAAGCCAGGAGCCATGGGAATGCCAGGGGCAAAAGGCGAAATTGGACCCAAAGGAGAAGTCGGGCCTATGGGGATTCCAGGACCACAAGGACCTCCGGGGCCTCATGGACTCCCCGGCATTGGAAAGCCAGGTGGGCCAGGGTTACCAGGGCAACCAGGAGCAAAGGGTGAACGAGGACCCAAAGGACCACCAGGACCTCCAGGCCTGCAGGGTCCTAAAGGAGAGAAGGGCTTTGGGATGCCAGGCTTGCCAGGCCTGAAAGGTCCTCCAGGGATGCATGGCCCTCCTGGCCCTGTTGGACTGCCAGGAGTGGGCAAACCAGGAGTGACAGGCTTCCCTGGGCCTCAGGGCCCCCTGGGAAAGCCAGGGCCTCCAGGAGAACCAGGGCCACAAGGCCTTATTGGTGTACCAGGTGTTCAAGGACCTCCTGGGATGCCTGGAGTTGGAAAACCAGGCCAGGATGGAATCCCTGGCCAGCCAGGATTTCCAGGTGGCAAAGGAGAGCAAGGACTGCCAGGACTACCAGGACCCCCAGGAGTTCCAGGGGTTGGGAAGCCAGGCTTTCCAGGACCCAAAGGTGACCGGGGTGTGGGGGGTCCTCCTGGGGCTCTTGGACCTAGAGGGGAAAAAGGACCAGTAGGTGCCCCTGGAATGGGAGGTCCCCCAGGAGAGCCGGGTCTGCCTGGAATCCCAGGACCTATGGGCCCTCCAGGTGCTATTGGTTTTCCTGGACCCAAGGGAGAAGGTGGGGTTGTAGGGCCACAGGGGCCACCAGGTCCCAAAGGTGAGCCTGGGCTTCAAGGCTTCCCAGGAAAGCCAGGTTTCCTTGGTGAAGTAGGACCTCCTGGCATAAGGGGTTTGCCAGGTCCTATTGGGCCcaagggggaaggtgggcagaaaGGTTTGCCAGGGCTCCCTGGTGTTCCAGGGCTTCTTGGACCCAAGGGAGAACCAGGAATCCCAGGGGATCAGGGTTTACAGGGCCCTCCAGGTATCCCAGGGATTGCAGGCCCTAGTGGTCCCATTGGACCACCTGGGATTCCAGGCCCCAAAGGGGAACCAGGCCTCCCAGGCCCCCCTGGGTTCCCTGGCATAGGGAAGCCTGGGGTGGCGGGACTTCATGGCCCACCAGGAAAGCCTGGTGCCCTTGGTCCTCAAGGCCAGCCTGGCCTTCCAGGGCCTCCAGGCCCTCCAGGTCCTCCAGGTCCCCCAGCTGTGATGCCCCCAACACCACCACCCCACGGAGAGTATTTGCCAGACGTGGGGCCGGGAATTGATGGCGTGAAACCCCCCCATGCCTACGCGGCTAAGAAAGGCAAGAACGGAGCGCCAGCCTACGAGATGCCTGCATTTACCGCCGAGCTCACCGCACCTTTCCCACCAGTGGGGGCCCCAGTGAAGTTTGACAAACTGCTCTATAACGGCAGACAGAACTACAACCCGCAGACGGGCGTCTTCACCTGTGAGGTCCCCGGTGTCTACTACTTCGCATACCACGTTCACTGCAAGGGAGGCAATGTATGGGTCGCTCTGTTCAAGAACAACGAGCCCATGATGTACACGTACGACGAGTATAAAAAGGGCTTCCTGGACCAGGCGTCCGGGAGCGCGGTGCTGCTGCTCAGGCCCGGAGACCGGGTGTTCCTCCAGCTGCCCTCGGAACAGGCCGCAGGACTGTACGCCGGGCAGTACGTCCACTCCTCCTTTTCAGGGTATTTATTGTATCCCATgtag